One window from the genome of Enterobacter pseudoroggenkampii encodes:
- the norV gene encoding anaerobic nitric oxide reductase flavorubredoxin produces the protein MSILVKNNIHWVGQRDWEVRDFHGTEYKTLRGSSYNSYLIREGKNVLIDTVDHKFSREFVQNLRSEIDLDTIDYIIINHAEEDHAGALTELMSYIPNTPVYCTTNAIDSINGHHHHPEWNFHTVKTGDALDIGNGKQLIFVETPMLHWPDSMMTYMTGDAVLFSNDAFGQHYCDERLFNDEVDQTELFEQCQRYYANILTPFSRLVTPKITEILGFNLPVEMIATSHGVVWRENPTQIVELYLKWAADYQEDRITIFYDTMSNNTRMMADAIAQGINEVDPNVAVKIFNVARSDKNEVLTNVFRSKGVLVGTSTMNNVMMPKIAGLVEEMTGLRFRNKRASAFGSHGWSGGAVDRLSTRLQDAGFEMSMSLKAKWRPDIDALEICRQHGRDIARQWALAPLPEVAAKAPEQQEACACAAAAAADLGPRMQCSVCQWIYDPDLGEPLQDVAPGTPWRDVPDNFLCPECSLGKDVFDELGTEAK, from the coding sequence ATGTCTATTCTGGTTAAAAATAACATTCATTGGGTCGGTCAACGTGACTGGGAAGTGCGCGATTTCCACGGGACGGAATACAAAACGCTGCGCGGCAGCAGCTACAACAGCTATCTCATCCGCGAAGGAAAAAACGTGCTGATCGATACCGTCGATCACAAGTTCAGCCGCGAGTTCGTGCAGAACCTGCGCAGCGAAATCGATCTCGACACCATCGATTACATCATCATCAACCACGCGGAAGAAGATCACGCCGGCGCGCTGACCGAGCTGATGTCTTACATCCCGAACACACCTGTCTACTGCACCACCAACGCCATCGACTCGATCAACGGCCACCACCACCATCCGGAGTGGAACTTCCACACCGTGAAAACCGGCGACGCGCTGGATATCGGTAATGGCAAGCAGCTGATCTTCGTGGAAACCCCGATGCTGCACTGGCCGGACAGCATGATGACCTACATGACCGGTGACGCGGTGCTGTTCAGCAACGACGCCTTCGGCCAGCACTACTGCGACGAACGTTTGTTTAATGACGAAGTGGATCAGACAGAGCTGTTCGAGCAGTGCCAGCGGTACTATGCCAACATCCTGACGCCGTTCAGCCGCCTGGTCACGCCGAAAATCACCGAAATCCTCGGCTTCAACCTGCCGGTGGAGATGATTGCCACCTCCCACGGCGTGGTGTGGCGTGAAAACCCCACCCAGATCGTCGAGCTGTACCTGAAGTGGGCGGCGGACTATCAGGAAGACCGCATCACTATTTTCTACGACACCATGTCCAACAACACCCGCATGATGGCGGACGCCATTGCCCAGGGCATCAACGAAGTGGACCCGAACGTGGCGGTGAAAATCTTCAATGTGGCGCGCAGCGATAAGAATGAGGTGTTAACCAACGTGTTCCGCTCTAAGGGCGTGCTGGTGGGCACCTCCACCATGAACAACGTGATGATGCCGAAAATTGCCGGTCTGGTAGAAGAGATGACCGGCCTGCGCTTTCGCAACAAGCGCGCCAGCGCCTTTGGCTCCCACGGCTGGAGCGGCGGCGCGGTAGACCGTCTCTCCACCCGCTTACAGGATGCGGGCTTTGAGATGTCCATGAGCCTGAAGGCCAAGTGGCGCCCGGATATCGACGCCCTGGAGATCTGTCGCCAGCACGGTCGCGACATTGCCCGTCAGTGGGCGCTCGCTCCGCTGCCGGAAGTGGCGGCAAAAGCACCCGAACAGCAGGAAGCCTGCGCCTGTGCCGCCGCGGCAGCCGCCGATCTCGGCCCGCGCATGCAGTGCAGCGTCTGCCAGTGGATTTACGATCCTGACCTGGGCGAACCGCTGCAGGATGTTGCCCCGGGCACGCCGTGGCGCGACGTGCCGGACAATTTCCTCTGCCCGGAATGTTCCCTCGGTAAGGACGTCTTTGACGAACTGGGTACGGAGGCAAAATGA